The uncultured Desulfobulbus sp. genome window below encodes:
- a CDS encoding class I SAM-dependent methyltransferase, translating to MSIEHRNFDLAAQSWDERPQRVQLAQEITDALLKKIPETSSLDVLDVGCGTGLITMQLQPLVHSITGVDSSTGMLQVLNNKISNLKLANARTFEYDFTQGKKLPGKYDLIVSSMTLHHIKEIHKILEQLFELLVPGGKICLADLDSEEGRFHGDNTGVFHFGFDRDKLKDIFSQIGFTNIEIGTAAHVIKPDAQQVETCFSVFLLTASKSDSSC from the coding sequence ATGAGCATTGAACACCGGAATTTTGATCTTGCAGCCCAAAGTTGGGACGAGCGTCCGCAACGGGTACAACTTGCCCAGGAAATAACAGATGCTCTTTTGAAAAAGATTCCGGAAACGAGCTCACTTGATGTTTTAGACGTTGGCTGTGGGACTGGGCTGATCACCATGCAACTCCAACCCCTTGTTCATTCCATCACTGGAGTTGATTCATCAACTGGCATGTTGCAAGTCTTGAACAATAAAATCAGCAATTTGAAATTGGCGAATGCTCGCACCTTTGAATACGATTTTACTCAGGGAAAGAAGCTGCCTGGCAAGTATGATCTCATAGTTTCTAGCATGACCCTGCACCATATCAAAGAAATTCACAAGATACTTGAACAGCTTTTTGAATTGTTAGTTCCCGGTGGGAAAATATGCCTTGCCGATCTCGACAGCGAAGAGGGGCGGTTCCATGGCGATAACACCGGGGTGTTTCACTTTGGTTTTGATCGAGACAAACTCAAAGATATTTTTAGCCAAATTGGGTTCACCAACATAGAAATAGGAACTGCAGCCCATGTGATCAAACCCGATGCCCAGCAAGTGGAGACATGCTTTAGTGTTTTTCTTTTAACAGCATCGAAAAGTGATAGCTCATGTTGA
- the ppk1 gene encoding polyphosphate kinase 1 yields the protein MENVDHPNADQQEHAVTEQIKEKQPEALTDLNAPQWYLNRELSWLEFNRRVFNESKDERNPLLERVFFLSVIGSNLDEFFMKRIGGLKQQVGAGLKLLSSDGRTPQQQIDESYAMIRQLLGEQQDLERELLQLLALHDIHILKYSELTSEERKHLANYFHENIYPLLTPQGMDPAHPFPFISNLSLNLLVATRHRDQEHIFLNRIKVPTTGTGITRFIPIENGTHRYVLFEDLIAHNLETIFPDMVIETCELFRVTRNAITEQWSEQAVDLLSMIETALQDRKFAEIVRLEVDSSMTRQHRGMLAAHLGIDSRKDVFSVDGIMCKGDLMEIASIDKQELHFPPHQPLDHYKLAGDFPNIFHLIREEGPFLLQHPYESFSSSVERFLQEASVDPKVLVIKMTLYRTSANSQIIQYLLDAVRNGKQVAVVVELMARFDESANIHWAAHLEQAGIHVTYGVVGLKTHSKVIFVVRRDYKGLQRYAHIGTGNYHAGTARAYSDLGLLTCDNEIGDDLTEFFNFLTLGYAPARNYQKLLPSPKILKKTLLEHIKREIEFQQKGKRGLIQIKTNALTDQDIIIALYKASQAGVTVNLIVRDSCLLRPGIPGLSENIDVISLVGRFLEHARIYYFANNDEEQYYIGSADIMKRNLDRRVEVITPVETPGLQKQLRELLDLQFADQRGAWEMQSDGSYIQRQPGKKGEQRSAQELLIEQSEKRLDEARRMFKRQYAKKIAKRKNK from the coding sequence ATGGAAAATGTGGATCATCCCAATGCTGATCAGCAGGAACACGCCGTAACCGAGCAGATAAAAGAGAAACAGCCTGAAGCTCTTACTGATTTGAATGCTCCTCAGTGGTATCTGAATCGTGAGTTGAGCTGGCTTGAGTTTAATCGCCGTGTGTTTAATGAGAGTAAGGATGAGCGCAATCCCCTCTTAGAACGTGTTTTCTTCCTTTCGGTGATAGGTTCGAATCTCGATGAATTTTTCATGAAGCGCATCGGCGGGCTCAAGCAGCAGGTTGGGGCCGGGCTCAAGTTACTCTCCAGTGATGGAAGAACCCCGCAGCAGCAAATCGATGAAAGTTATGCTATGATTCGCCAGCTGCTCGGAGAGCAGCAGGATCTTGAGCGAGAGTTGCTTCAGCTGCTTGCACTCCATGATATCCATATTCTGAAATATAGTGAGCTCACCAGCGAGGAACGCAAGCATTTAGCCAATTATTTCCATGAAAACATTTATCCCCTGCTTACGCCACAGGGGATGGATCCTGCCCACCCATTTCCCTTTATATCCAATCTTTCACTCAACCTTCTGGTTGCCACGCGACACCGAGATCAAGAGCACATTTTTCTCAATCGAATCAAAGTTCCGACCACAGGCACCGGTATAACCCGGTTTATACCAATAGAAAACGGGACCCATCGCTATGTGCTTTTTGAAGACCTTATTGCCCATAATCTGGAAACAATTTTTCCAGATATGGTTATCGAGACATGTGAGCTGTTCCGTGTCACTCGCAACGCTATCACCGAGCAATGGTCTGAACAGGCGGTAGATCTGCTCTCCATGATTGAAACAGCTCTTCAGGATAGAAAATTTGCGGAAATTGTCCGGCTCGAGGTCGATAGTTCCATGACTCGACAACACCGTGGGATGTTGGCTGCCCACCTGGGAATTGATTCTCGCAAAGATGTGTTTTCCGTTGATGGTATTATGTGTAAAGGCGACTTGATGGAAATCGCTTCCATCGACAAGCAGGAACTCCATTTTCCCCCGCACCAGCCGCTGGATCATTACAAGCTTGCCGGCGATTTCCCCAATATATTTCATCTCATACGGGAAGAAGGTCCCTTTCTCCTCCAGCATCCCTACGAATCGTTTAGCTCATCTGTGGAGCGTTTTCTTCAAGAGGCAAGTGTCGATCCTAAGGTTTTGGTGATCAAGATGACCTTGTACCGTACCTCTGCAAACTCCCAAATTATTCAGTACCTGCTCGATGCTGTGCGTAATGGTAAGCAGGTTGCAGTGGTTGTCGAGCTGATGGCCCGTTTCGATGAATCTGCAAATATTCACTGGGCCGCACATCTTGAGCAGGCCGGAATACACGTAACCTATGGTGTGGTGGGGTTAAAAACGCACTCCAAGGTTATTTTTGTGGTGCGACGTGATTATAAGGGGCTCCAACGATATGCCCATATCGGTACCGGCAATTACCATGCAGGAACAGCTCGTGCCTATTCTGATCTTGGTCTCTTGACCTGTGACAATGAAATCGGAGATGATCTGACCGAGTTTTTCAATTTTCTGACCTTGGGATATGCGCCTGCTCGAAATTATCAAAAGCTGTTGCCGTCCCCAAAAATTTTGAAAAAAACGCTTTTGGAGCATATCAAACGAGAGATCGAGTTCCAGCAAAAAGGGAAAAGGGGATTGATCCAGATAAAGACCAATGCCCTCACGGATCAAGACATTATTATAGCTCTGTATAAAGCTTCACAGGCTGGTGTTACAGTGAATCTCATCGTTCGTGACAGCTGTCTGCTGAGACCGGGGATACCCGGACTTTCAGAAAACATCGATGTTATTTCGCTGGTGGGGCGCTTTCTGGAGCACGCGCGAATTTACTATTTTGCCAATAATGACGAAGAGCAGTATTACATTGGCTCTGCTGATATCATGAAAAGAAATCTCGATCGACGTGTCGAAGTCATCACTCCCGTTGAAACACCAGGATTGCAAAAGCAGCTTCGTGAATTATTGGATTTGCAGTTTGCAGACCAGCGCGGAGCATGGGAGATGCAGTCTGATGGAAGCTATATACAGCGCCAACCAGGCAAAAAAGGGGAGCAGCGTTCCGCTCAGGAGTTACTGATCGAGCAAAGCGAAAAACGTTTAGATGAGGCAAGACGCATGTTTAAACGCCAGTACGCCAAAAAAATTGCCAAAAGGAAGAATAAGTAA
- a CDS encoding DUF3683 domain-containing protein — MKATNYREIPYNFTSADDRLIINHLFGPDLWDDLEELRSQRVTGRSARLVMRCIGDLFILHRNPFLYQELIDSPRRRLTFFKVMKKDLDIIERTAQKVNVDSERTSKVLNLVKLCRAKSKELQAEINSASADRKNIRKKLGAIIGGENVCFDPFSIISHATDATDWRLHLPVAIVRPANEDQIAPLLEAISELGLKVIPRGGGTGLTGGAVPVSSGCVIINTEKLNTIQGIEHRHFEDDNGSTKKMPVIKLEAGVITQDAMQYCDQRGLVFATDPTSAWASTIGGNISENAGGKTAVLWGTAIDNLLGYTIAMPGTGLVHVKRANHRMRKILPDDQVVYEVFNDQQELIKRIELRGDQIRKKGLWKDITNKALGGLPGVQKEGTDGIITSAEFILYEAYEKKMTFCLEFFGQDMDEASKVIVEISEQITNEGEEALMALEHFDEEYIRAINYKFKAARSNPPKAVLLIDMVAHTTEQIMRGKERLLKLLDRYVNTEIFVASDADEAARFWRDRKRLGAIAARTNAFKLNEDIVLPLPALAEFARFVDSTNIDEDIYNQECVLQEILVYLQTAEPIEDPDWLEAKIPKADEICTGALRKIKERDIEALQAETGLKKMESELLELFRGYKRISANIHRTIDEVRKRRIIIATHMHAGDGNVHVNIPVFSNDRAMMERAAKTADDIMAKAVALGGVVSGEHGIGITKMKFLDEQLVDDLTRYRQEIDPRGVMNPGKLVDPDIIDKVFTPSFNLLELEARILQHGSLETLANMISKCIRCGKCKADCCVFYPGSSLFFHPRNKNLAIGSLIEALLYDMQRAHAPRFNQLKNLEEIADHCTLCGKCFKPCPVDIDTAKVSILERQILSERGFKHSPLPTKMSLHYLKTRNRLYNSVFRKSVVEWGANMQRLASEMMSQAPKALRTKNWRLVNMLKSPMMPPSKKTLRSALPICSLNEAMLINPPGAIKKTVFYFPGCGSERLYANIAEASIYTLLKSGSRVILPPSNLCCGFPAKANAKGKMHSDVTLRDTIILSQIREMLGHIHFDGLIISCGTCRESLHELGAEEIFNCYLEDIGYFVLEQADDQFSKNEEQQFLYHAPCHDSLKGEGPVMIRRLAGTVSPIDGCCSEAGTLALSRPDIAGAMLKRKRDYLEAHIEPNGPEKTIVTNCPSCISGLGRNRGLGVTPKHLAVLLAEEMGGGNWQDELKTLVAGAEIVTF; from the coding sequence ATGAAAGCTACCAATTATCGCGAAATACCCTACAATTTTACCTCTGCCGATGACCGGCTGATCATCAACCACCTGTTTGGTCCCGATCTCTGGGACGATCTTGAGGAGTTACGCTCCCAACGCGTGACCGGCCGCTCCGCTCGTCTAGTCATGCGCTGCATTGGTGACCTGTTTATTCTGCATCGGAATCCCTTTCTCTACCAGGAACTGATTGACTCGCCCCGACGGCGTTTGACCTTTTTCAAGGTCATGAAAAAAGATCTCGATATCATTGAGCGCACCGCCCAAAAGGTCAACGTCGACAGTGAGCGGACCAGCAAAGTGCTCAACCTGGTCAAGCTCTGTCGAGCAAAATCCAAAGAATTGCAAGCTGAGATCAACTCAGCCTCTGCTGATCGTAAAAATATTCGCAAAAAACTAGGGGCAATCATCGGTGGGGAAAACGTCTGCTTTGATCCGTTTTCCATTATCAGCCATGCCACCGACGCAACGGACTGGCGCCTGCACCTTCCCGTTGCCATTGTTCGCCCGGCAAATGAAGACCAGATAGCCCCCCTGCTTGAGGCTATCAGTGAACTCGGGCTCAAGGTTATTCCCCGCGGTGGCGGTACCGGTCTTACCGGTGGTGCTGTTCCCGTAAGCTCCGGCTGCGTGATCATCAACACAGAGAAACTCAACACGATCCAGGGAATCGAACACCGTCATTTCGAAGATGATAACGGTAGCACCAAGAAGATGCCGGTCATCAAGCTTGAAGCCGGTGTCATCACCCAGGATGCGATGCAATACTGTGATCAGCGCGGCCTGGTTTTTGCCACCGACCCGACCAGTGCCTGGGCATCGACCATTGGCGGCAACATCTCAGAAAATGCCGGTGGCAAGACAGCTGTCCTCTGGGGTACTGCCATTGACAACCTCCTTGGCTACACCATAGCCATGCCCGGCACCGGCCTGGTGCATGTCAAACGGGCCAACCATCGGATGCGCAAAATCCTTCCGGATGACCAGGTTGTGTACGAGGTTTTCAACGATCAGCAGGAGCTGATCAAGCGTATCGAGCTTCGAGGTGATCAGATCCGCAAAAAAGGCTTGTGGAAAGATATCACTAACAAAGCACTTGGTGGGCTGCCCGGCGTTCAAAAAGAAGGGACGGATGGTATAATCACCTCGGCTGAATTCATTCTCTATGAGGCCTACGAGAAGAAGATGACCTTCTGTCTCGAGTTTTTTGGTCAGGACATGGATGAGGCCAGCAAGGTTATCGTTGAAATCTCTGAGCAGATCACCAACGAGGGCGAAGAGGCCCTCATGGCCCTGGAGCATTTCGATGAGGAATATATCCGCGCAATTAATTATAAGTTCAAAGCGGCTCGTTCCAATCCCCCTAAGGCTGTTCTCTTAATCGACATGGTGGCCCACACAACCGAGCAGATCATGCGCGGTAAAGAAAGGTTACTCAAGCTCTTGGATCGGTACGTCAATACAGAGATCTTCGTTGCCAGTGATGCTGACGAAGCAGCTCGCTTCTGGCGGGATAGAAAACGCTTGGGAGCCATTGCCGCCCGCACCAACGCCTTTAAGCTCAACGAGGATATTGTTCTGCCGCTGCCGGCACTGGCTGAATTTGCCCGTTTCGTCGATAGTACCAACATCGATGAAGACATCTACAATCAGGAATGCGTCCTTCAGGAAATTCTTGTTTACCTACAGACAGCAGAGCCCATTGAAGATCCGGACTGGCTTGAAGCCAAGATTCCCAAGGCCGATGAAATCTGCACCGGCGCACTTCGCAAAATCAAGGAAAGGGATATCGAAGCACTGCAGGCGGAAACCGGCCTCAAAAAAATGGAGTCTGAACTCCTTGAGCTGTTCCGCGGCTACAAACGCATCAGTGCGAATATTCATCGGACCATCGATGAAGTCCGTAAACGGCGCATCATCATTGCCACCCATATGCACGCAGGCGATGGCAACGTTCATGTCAATATACCAGTCTTTTCCAACGACCGGGCCATGATGGAGCGAGCCGCCAAAACAGCAGACGATATAATGGCCAAGGCAGTCGCCCTGGGCGGCGTTGTCTCTGGTGAGCATGGTATCGGTATCACCAAGATGAAGTTCCTTGACGAGCAGCTGGTTGATGATCTCACCCGCTATCGCCAGGAAATTGATCCACGTGGGGTGATGAATCCCGGCAAACTGGTTGATCCAGACATCATTGACAAGGTATTCACGCCTTCCTTCAACCTGCTTGAGCTCGAAGCCCGCATTCTCCAGCACGGCTCCCTTGAGACACTGGCCAACATGATCTCCAAGTGCATCCGTTGTGGCAAATGCAAGGCTGATTGCTGTGTCTTTTATCCAGGATCCAGTCTCTTTTTTCATCCACGGAACAAAAACCTGGCCATTGGTTCACTGATTGAAGCCCTGCTTTATGATATGCAGCGCGCGCATGCGCCGCGATTTAACCAGCTCAAAAACCTGGAGGAGATTGCGGACCACTGTACGCTTTGCGGCAAATGCTTTAAACCTTGTCCCGTAGATATCGACACTGCCAAGGTCTCCATTCTTGAGCGCCAGATCTTAAGTGAGCGAGGCTTTAAACATTCGCCGTTGCCCACGAAAATGTCGTTGCATTATCTCAAAACTCGTAACCGATTGTACAACAGCGTATTTCGTAAATCTGTTGTTGAGTGGGGGGCAAATATGCAGCGGCTTGCCTCTGAAATGATGAGTCAGGCTCCCAAAGCACTGCGCACAAAAAACTGGCGACTGGTCAATATGCTGAAGTCTCCAATGATGCCGCCATCTAAAAAAACACTGCGATCCGCCCTCCCCATCTGTTCTTTAAACGAGGCCATGCTGATCAACCCGCCCGGCGCGATTAAAAAGACCGTTTTTTATTTCCCAGGCTGTGGTTCAGAGCGACTCTATGCAAACATTGCCGAGGCCTCGATTTATACGCTTTTAAAAAGTGGCTCTCGGGTGATCCTACCGCCTTCCAACCTCTGCTGTGGCTTCCCTGCAAAAGCCAATGCCAAGGGAAAAATGCACTCAGACGTCACCCTGCGCGACACGATTATCCTCAGCCAAATTCGAGAGATGCTGGGCCATATCCATTTTGACGGTCTCATCATCAGCTGCGGTACTTGTCGAGAATCACTCCATGAACTGGGTGCAGAAGAAATATTTAACTGCTATCTTGAAGATATTGGTTATTTTGTTCTGGAGCAGGCCGATGATCAGTTCAGCAAAAATGAGGAGCAGCAATTTCTTTACCATGCCCCCTGCCATGACTCACTTAAAGGTGAAGGTCCGGTGATGATTCGCCGCTTGGCGGGCACTGTCAGCCCCATCGACGGGTGTTGCTCTGAAGCTGGTACCCTGGCCCTTTCCCGACCAGATATTGCCGGGGCCATGCTCAAGAGAAAACGAGACTACCTCGAAGCGCATATCGAGCCCAATGGCCCAGAGAAAACCATTGTCACAAATTGCCCCTCTTGTATCTCCGGTTTAGGACGAAACCGTGGTTTGGGAGTCACCCCCAAGCATCTTGCTGTGCTTCTTGCTGAGGAAATGGGAGGCGGAAACTGGCAGGATGAGCTCAAGACACTGGTTGCAGGAGCTGAGATTGTGACCTTTTAA
- a CDS encoding cation:proton antiporter yields the protein MGIATDIILLVVTAFFCGLLMQRLHQPLILGYILAGVILGPYTGGLTITEAHDIELLAEIGVGLLLFALGLEFSHKDLKPVKWIALLGTPLQICLTLSLGLSIGIFLGWDFKTSLWFGALISLSSTMVILKTLMNQGWLGTLSSKVMIGMLIVQDLAVVPMMILLPLLNDPAAGLVQLGSASTKAIIFLVAMFVAGTKLMPWLMRHIAKLGSRELFLLSIVAIGLGVGYLTYLVGLSFAFGAFIAGMVLTESDYGHQALSDIIPLRDIFGLLFFASVGMLLDPKFLIDHIGIIITLVALISLGKGCIFSLLAWLFRYRNVIPIAVGLGLFQIGEFSFVLARIGLSTNSISTELYNLVLTTAVVTMILTPIISSQTTRLYNLKKRWFKKEPLESTNIPEQGLHNHVVIAGGGRVGQQIATTLYRIGRPFVLIELDQHRIELAKSAGFAVIYGDAGQEIVLEAASIGTAGLLVVTIPGIVVSQNIVAHAQHFNPTIETVARVSDPEFFKVFEELGVTDLVYPELEAGLEMARQVLLALHVPVTEVQRQTETLRQEYFTSSMSQSKPYQTLSQFRSAEQQFDLEWVSLHQGSSLCGTSIGASEIRKTTGVSVVGVLREDTLEPNPGPKFLLQENDLVAIIGSGDARSQFHRQFLGETTFQGTDTTPSQ from the coding sequence ATGGGGATAGCCACAGATATCATCCTTCTTGTTGTGACCGCGTTTTTCTGCGGTCTCTTAATGCAACGCCTCCATCAACCACTGATTCTTGGTTATATCCTTGCTGGAGTAATCCTCGGTCCCTATACGGGTGGCCTGACTATTACAGAAGCACACGACATCGAGTTGCTCGCCGAGATTGGAGTCGGCTTACTGCTATTTGCCCTGGGGCTCGAATTTTCGCACAAAGATCTCAAACCGGTGAAATGGATAGCCTTACTGGGGACCCCACTCCAGATATGTTTAACACTGTCTCTGGGGTTGAGCATCGGCATCTTCCTCGGTTGGGATTTCAAAACATCGCTCTGGTTTGGTGCGTTGATCTCGCTGTCCTCTACCATGGTCATTCTCAAAACCCTGATGAACCAGGGATGGCTAGGAACACTTTCGAGCAAGGTCATGATTGGTATGCTCATTGTCCAGGACTTGGCAGTGGTCCCGATGATGATACTTCTGCCCCTCTTAAATGACCCTGCTGCTGGCCTGGTCCAACTTGGATCGGCGTCAACCAAAGCGATCATATTTCTGGTGGCTATGTTTGTTGCTGGTACGAAACTCATGCCCTGGCTCATGCGCCACATAGCAAAACTGGGCTCACGTGAACTCTTCCTTCTTTCCATTGTTGCCATTGGCCTGGGGGTTGGCTACCTCACCTATCTGGTCGGTCTTTCCTTTGCTTTTGGTGCCTTTATCGCTGGCATGGTACTGACAGAATCTGATTATGGCCACCAGGCATTAAGCGACATTATTCCTCTGCGAGACATTTTTGGTCTCCTCTTTTTTGCCTCTGTGGGCATGCTGTTAGATCCAAAATTTTTAATTGATCATATCGGCATTATCATCACCTTGGTTGCCCTGATCAGCCTGGGGAAAGGATGCATCTTCAGCCTGCTTGCCTGGCTCTTTCGTTATCGCAATGTAATCCCCATTGCTGTAGGGCTGGGGCTTTTCCAGATAGGTGAATTTTCATTTGTTCTGGCACGCATTGGCCTGAGCACCAACTCTATCTCCACAGAACTCTACAACCTTGTGCTGACAACAGCCGTGGTTACCATGATTTTGACACCGATTATATCTTCACAGACAACACGACTCTACAACCTCAAGAAACGCTGGTTTAAGAAAGAACCTTTGGAATCAACGAACATTCCAGAACAGGGTTTACATAATCATGTGGTCATCGCGGGCGGAGGACGGGTGGGGCAGCAGATCGCAACAACCTTGTACCGCATTGGACGGCCTTTTGTGCTCATCGAACTCGACCAACACCGCATAGAACTGGCGAAGTCTGCTGGCTTTGCCGTCATCTATGGAGATGCTGGCCAGGAGATCGTTTTGGAGGCTGCTTCCATTGGTACGGCTGGACTTTTGGTTGTGACCATTCCTGGAATTGTTGTCTCCCAGAATATCGTTGCCCATGCCCAGCATTTCAATCCTACAATAGAAACCGTTGCCCGCGTCTCCGACCCAGAATTTTTCAAGGTGTTTGAAGAACTGGGAGTAACAGATCTTGTCTACCCCGAACTTGAGGCTGGCCTTGAAATGGCACGCCAGGTTCTGCTGGCTCTTCATGTTCCGGTCACCGAAGTGCAGCGACAAACCGAGACCCTGCGCCAGGAATACTTCACCTCCAGCATGAGCCAAAGCAAACCTTACCAAACCCTTTCTCAATTTCGATCCGCCGAACAGCAATTTGACCTGGAGTGGGTCAGCCTGCATCAGGGGTCCAGCCTCTGCGGGACTTCCATCGGTGCATCAGAAATACGCAAAACAACCGGTGTCTCTGTTGTAGGTGTGTTACGTGAGGATACGCTTGAGCCCAACCCGGGCCCGAAGTTCTTGCTTCAAGAAAACGATCTAGTCGCTATAATTGGTTCAGGCGATGCCCGCTCGCAGTTCCACCGGCAATTTTTAGGTGAAACCACCTTTCAGGGAACGGACACTACACCCTCCCAATAA
- a CDS encoding sigma-54 dependent transcriptional regulator has product MAQILIIDDDTMLCEMLSTHLGSTEHIVQTAQSLQKGLQLTQEEAFDVLFLDVQLPDGNGLEWFQQFAQSPSKPEIIIMTGSGDPDGAKKAIQSGAWSYLEKPHIVKNLLLPLTRALEYRKEKKRIEQVPVALKRERIIGRSPVIQTALDQVARAAAGEANVLITGETGTGKEVFARAIHENSSRSKNAFVVVDCASLPENLIESTLFGHNKGAFTGADRAATGLIKLADGGTLFLDEVGELPERIQKTFLRVLQERSFRPIGATLEEKSNFRLLAATNRNLSQEVTEGRFRSDLLYRLRSLSLHLPPLRKRKEDIRPLCRHFLARLCDRTQVSSKGIADEFFETLTAYEWPGNVRELQQTLEQVFANAIHHPTLYGYHLPTNIRIFNTLQSLSHKQHSASEPDIPLKLDCPTDWKTFKAEQERLYLQQVFSYTQGNIKEACKVSGLSRARLYQLINLYNLSPQQEIMA; this is encoded by the coding sequence ATGGCTCAGATTCTTATTATTGATGACGATACCATGCTCTGCGAGATGCTCAGCACCCATCTGGGCAGTACAGAGCATATTGTTCAAACAGCGCAAAGTTTACAAAAGGGACTGCAACTAACCCAGGAAGAAGCCTTTGATGTGCTTTTTCTCGATGTGCAGCTTCCCGACGGAAACGGCCTTGAATGGTTTCAACAATTTGCCCAAAGCCCATCCAAACCGGAAATTATCATCATGACAGGATCAGGAGATCCGGATGGGGCAAAAAAAGCCATTCAGTCTGGTGCATGGAGCTATCTCGAAAAGCCACATATTGTCAAAAACCTGCTGCTTCCCTTGACCCGTGCCCTGGAATATCGCAAGGAGAAAAAGCGAATTGAGCAGGTACCGGTCGCATTAAAACGGGAGCGTATAATCGGACGAAGCCCCGTCATTCAAACGGCTCTTGACCAGGTTGCCCGCGCTGCAGCCGGTGAAGCCAATGTACTTATTACCGGTGAAACAGGTACGGGCAAAGAGGTCTTTGCCAGGGCCATTCACGAAAATTCTTCACGAAGTAAGAATGCCTTTGTTGTCGTCGACTGTGCTTCGCTTCCTGAAAATCTCATTGAAAGTACTCTTTTTGGCCATAACAAGGGTGCCTTTACCGGAGCAGATCGCGCGGCCACCGGTTTGATCAAACTCGCCGATGGGGGAACGCTCTTCTTAGACGAGGTCGGCGAATTACCTGAACGCATTCAAAAAACATTTCTCCGCGTCCTCCAGGAACGTAGCTTTCGCCCCATAGGAGCAACCCTTGAGGAAAAAAGTAATTTTCGCCTTTTAGCGGCAACAAACCGCAACCTGAGCCAGGAAGTTACCGAAGGCCGCTTTCGCTCCGACCTTCTCTACCGCCTTCGCTCTCTGAGCTTGCATCTTCCGCCTCTTCGCAAACGTAAAGAGGATATTCGCCCTTTGTGCCGTCATTTTCTTGCTCGTCTCTGTGACAGGACACAAGTGAGCTCCAAGGGAATCGCGGACGAATTCTTTGAAACCTTAACCGCCTACGAATGGCCAGGCAATGTCCGCGAACTCCAGCAAACACTTGAGCAGGTGTTTGCCAATGCCATTCATCACCCCACCCTGTACGGCTATCACCTACCAACAAATATCCGTATTTTCAACACATTACAATCTTTATCACACAAACAGCACTCAGCATCTGAACCAGACATCCCTCTCAAACTTGATTGCCCTACTGATTGGAAAACTTTTAAAGCAGAACAGGAGAGACTCTATCTGCAACAAGTTTTTTCCTATACCCAAGGAAACATCAAAGAGGCCTGCAAAGTCTCCGGGCTTTCCCGTGCCCGACTCTACCAGCTCATCAATCTGTACAATCTCTCTCCTCAGCAAGAAATCATGGCATAG